The DNA segment CAACAGACGAATCCTTCAGACTTCACCATAAAAGACAGATGATTTTGAGCTGACATGCAGGAACAACCATCGCTCAGCGTTCAAAATGCCATCAGGAAGCTGCCTATGCGGAGAGATCAAGATAACCTACGAAGGAGAGCCCATGTTCACGGTAGGCTCTTCACCAGCAGCTACGAAGCATATCTGATCAGCGGGCAAGGCAATATGCTGGTGTGACGACGACCGCAAGATGGCCGACATCTCAGTCTATCAAATTCCCAAGCAACACTTCAGGATCACGTCTGGGACGCCGAAAACCTGGACGAAGCCATCTGACTTCGACCGCGAGATCACTAACCACTTCTGTGCAACTTGCGGAACGATTCTCTTTCGCACGGGTGGCAGCCCCAATGTACAAGATTGTATAGGTTTGCGGGCCGGCGTACTGGATGATCAGAGTATTGTCAACGAGACTGTGCCCAAGGTTGAGGTCTTCCCGGAGCGAAGGCCGAAATGGAGAACCAAGGTCAAAGGAGCCATACAATTGAAGGGGCAGGTGGAGATTCTTGAAGATGAGTATTGGAATAAAGATGGCACTTCAAAGGGGACTGATGCCGACGCTACGACGAGTTCGAATGGTAAGGATCTAAGTTCTGCAGAATTTTGAAGCAAATTCATGTTTGTGGCTGCAAATGGCATGTGTTGCAATCAAATGTGCATGATTATATCAAATCTGCCAAAATGTTTCCATTGATGCAAGAATTGAGCCTGATCTTGTCCAAGGCTTTCACATAACCTAAAGATTCGAAGTCGTAGCTGTGACGGCGGTCAACCCCTCCTATAGCTGGCGGCACTGACCGGGTACACCGCGAACAGGATCATTGGATTACGGATCCGATCCTGTTCAGAACACTGCTCGACGGCATTGTGGGTAGTATTCAGTATCCGATTCATTCACTCGTGTATGGCCGTCGTGTGCGGATATAAGCCGGACATTTAGTGTTGGACAGTTGCTGTAGTATGAAGCCTGTATTTTCCGAGGCATGAAATGACTGTCGTCCTGTGCTCCCGATATTTGCGACGTCCGCGGCTCACGAATCCCCGAGAGATTGGTGAGATCGCTCACGAAACCATCGGAGGCCTAGCAGACGCTCCAGATCCTCTCTGCTTCATCCGATCCCTGCACGCTAATAGATCTTTCAGGCCAATACGAAGGAGATATGGTGCGATTATCAAGCCTGTAACACTTGTCTATGTTCGCGCCGGTGCACTAGCTCTGTGCGCTAATGGGAATAGGAGCAGAGAACGCTAACATTGGGGTATCGAAATCAGCGACGCACGACCTCCTCAGTGTCGTCGAACTCTTCTACCTCCTCCGTGCTGTCGCTGTTATCGCCTGCGCGATCATCGTCGGATTCCTGTATTTGCATTTGAGGAGCACCGCCTCTTCGTCCAAAGAAATCATCTGTCTGCAAACCTCGAACCGCATCAGGCCTAATCCGCTTATTCATGGTCTGTCCGCTTCGTCGTTGCTCCTTGATGTATTCTCGGATGGGTACCATGGCGGCATCTCTGCACGCCTCCTTGATGCCGGACCCACTCATGCCAGCACTTACGCGCACGAGCACATCCAGATCAAATGCAGCTGCACCATTTTGGAACTTCCTTCGGTCGATCTTGGTGTCGCGTAACGTCAACTCGAATATCTGTCTCCTTTGCGCAGCATTCGGCAGACTGACCGGGAACTTCTTCGGCATACGTCGCAAGATGGCCTCGTCGATATCCTGGATCCTATTCGTTGCTCCGAGAATGCAAATCCTTTGGCTTCCCCCTTCTGTCGTTGACGAAGCAAGACCATCCCAGTGTGTCATAAACTCAGCCTTCACCATTCCGCTTGCCTCGTGTTCGCCGCTCCTCCTTTGTCCGAGCACAGCATCGATCTCGTCAATGAATACGATAGAGGGTTGCAGTTTCCTAGCAAGCGAAAAGACCGCCGCCACCAATTTGTTGCTGTCACCGTACCATTTCTCCGTCAAGGTTGAAATATGCAAATTAATAAAGCATGCGCCGCTTTCACGTGCCAAAGCCTTTGCCAACATTGTCTTTCCGCATCCAGGAGGTCCATAAAGTAATACACCAGAGGGGGCAGTAAGAAGACTGGAGTGGTTCGAATACAAGTGAGGCATGGTGAGCGGATATATCACGCCTTCGCGCAGCTCTTCTATGATCTGGTCCAAGCCACCTATATCGTCGAATGTAACAGGTATTTCGGTCGGCGCGACTACTTCGGAAGCGATAGTCTGCTCGTATGTGTTCAGTGCAAGCTCTTGCTTCCTCGGTCGCTCGACGAAGCCggagtcttcgtcatcgtgcTCGTCGTCGTAGGTCTCGTGAGTGTTGAAGATAGAATGAAGCCGGGATTCTACTGCTGCTGATTTTTGCTGTGCTTCCTTCTTGGCTTTCGCATCAGGGTCGAAGTGGGCGATAATCTGTcgggcgaggaagaaggcgacaacGGGCTGCGCGGTGGTCAGTAAGTTGGCAACGGGCGTGTATCGTGTCATAGCCTTACCGCAGCAATCATAGGAAGAAAATCGAAGGCGTATGCCGTCCAGCTCTGCTGCTTGATGGCCATGATGTGGACGTGGAGGCGATGGGCGCCTGTGAGATGTTCGTAGGCGTCGACTTTCACATGCTGCCTTCATGAAGCGTGCTCGTCGGCTTGTCGGAGTCGCCAGCCACAGCATGCCGACGCCACAATTTGTCGTCACTTGCCGCTTTCCGCCCGAAAGTGCTCGTGCAGGGAAGGCGCGTCTGCCCCGCGACAACGCGTCTCGCTCCAAATTCACTATTTCCCGATCAACAGAACTTCATACACAAGTCAAGATggcgccagcagcagtcgaagCCAGCACCGCGATTGAGCCTCAGCTTCAAGTCAAGACGGAAAACGGTACCGTCAATGGGCATACGAAACCGCACGAAGAGTACCAATATTTGAACCTCATTCGAGACATTCTACAACATGGTGAACATCGCCCCGATAGAACTGGAACTGGCACGCTCTCTATCCCATTCCCACCGCAACATCGCTATACTCTTTCCAAACCAGATGGGACATTAGTATTGCCACTCCTGACCACGAAACGCGTCTTTCTACGTGCGGTGGTAGCAGAGTTGCTGTGGTTCGTTGCAGCAGATACCAATGCGAAGACGCTCCAGGATCAGAACGTTCACATCTGGGATGGTAACGGGTCTAGAGAGTACCTAGACAGCGTTGGACTTTCTCaccgcgaagaaggcgatcttGGGCCAGTCTATGGATTTCAATGGAGACATTTTGGTGCCGAGTACAAGGATTGCCATACAGACTATACTGGACAAGGAGTGGATCAGCTGGCTGAGGTCATTCACAAGCTCAAGAACAATCCTTACGACAGAAGAATCATTATGTCTGCCTGGAATCCCGCAGatatgaagaagatggcttTGCCACCTTGTCACATGTTTGCCCAGTTCTATGTTTCGTTCCCCAAGGACGCAAGCACGAGGGGAAATGGCAGTAAGCGCGGTGTTCTCCATTGTCTACTCTACCAACGCAGCAACGACATGGGCCTAGGGGTGCCATTCAACATTGCTTCGTACGCACTGTTAACACACATGATTGCGCGCGCCACCGACCTGGTTCCTGGCAGTCTAACGCATACGATGGGAGATGCGCACGTCTATCTGGATCACAAGGAAGCCTTAGAGGTACAATTACAACGAGAGCCGCGCGACTTTCCGACGCTGGAGATATCGAGAGAAGTGGGTTGCAGTATTGATGGATGGAAAGCGGAAGACTTCAAAGTTGTTGGATACGAGCCGCACAAGTCCATTGCCATGAAGATGAGTGTATAGAGAATCTTCCATGACCGGAGACGAAAGGTGCTCTCTATCTGAGTGGCCACATTGTCAGCAACATTTGCCCGGCACGAATCTCAGGACGAGAATACGTCCGATGCTTTTGCTGTTGATTTCGGACGCTGCAACAGCCATTCGAGAAGATTACAATACATTTGTGCAAGCGAGCAACGATCTCTACTGAATCGATAGCGTTTCGAGGAGAACCACGGAAACTTCGGTCGTCCTTATTTCTCTGTGAGAAGGATGAACTATGCGAAGACGGCGATACCAAACATGACGGGATATAGGGAAGCTGAGCAGCATCTTCTGCTACGCGAGTGGACTGGATTGCAGGAATCGAAAGAAGTGGGCTCTTCAATGCGAGCAGAATGCGCGTCGGCCAACATCCACGACATAACGCGCAACAGGAATTCGTCCTCGCCTCGCACCAGCGGCGATCTTTCGAGTTTCCTTCGCAGAACTCATCGCCGCTCGGAACTCAGGGATCCGATCTATTTGACATGCATCGCGCTCGAGAGGAGTGAGGCGAGTTCTGTATTCAATGTGCAGATGATGCATTTCGTTAGCACTACACATGCTATTGTTGTTACATTCTGTGCATTCAACCTGATGCCCTTTGGGTATTCTCCCAGTCGGTCGCTCCCAGACTTGCCTCAAAAGTCGAGCCGATTCCCGCACTGTATACTCCAGACGCCACGCTCAGCATGTCAGTCTTTCGGTCTTCCCATCCTATCAATCGTAGCAAGCTTTGCATACACAATTTCAAACGATGTTCATTTCAAGCTTCGCCAAATCGCTTTTCGAACTCGTCGAATAGCTTCGGGGTGATTTCGTCGCTACTGTTGCCTTCGACTCTCCATAGTACACCTCGCTTCTTGAAGTAATCGACTAGACCTCGGCTACTTTCGTCAAAAGTCTTTAGCCGATTCATCCAGACTTCTGGTTTGTCATCATCTCTCTGGATCAGTGGCTCTCCCGTGATGTCGTCTTTGCCATCGACTTTCGGTGCGTTGAAGGTCGTATTGTACACTCTCCCGCTCGACGGGTGC comes from the Cercospora beticola chromosome 4, complete sequence genome and includes:
- the CDC21 gene encoding thymidylate synthase (BUSCO:EOG09263RVR), with the protein product MAPAAVEASTAIEPQLQVKTENGTVNGHTKPHEEYQYLNLIRDILQHGEHRPDRTGTGTLSIPFPPQHRYTLSKPDGTLVLPLLTTKRVFLRAVVAELLWFVAADTNAKTLQDQNVHIWDGNGSREYLDSVGLSHREEGDLGPVYGFQWRHFGAEYKDCHTDYTGQGVDQLAEVIHKLKNNPYDRRIIMSAWNPADMKKMALPPCHMFAQFYVSFPKDASTRGNGSKRGVLHCLLYQRSNDMGLGVPFNIASYALLTHMIARATDLVPGSLTHTMGDAHVYLDHKEALEVQLQREPRDFPTLEISREVGCSIDGWKAEDFKVVGYEPHKSIAMKMSV